The Cucumis melo cultivar AY chromosome 6, USDA_Cmelo_AY_1.0, whole genome shotgun sequence genome includes a region encoding these proteins:
- the LOC103490895 gene encoding uncharacterized protein LOC103490895, translated as MRSKMGSESEAMAEQNSMEALAKLEHRQTLILHRISNLELKYLPNLDSPPSSVPSDGADDDTVARLSAILRTNAVNDFSFKRVPSDYYDWALEARRDVLDAASIDHLCKSIVLVNTQAPSHVVDCSDRNNSKYYIVVVQYTAKFNAEAVKSFLYSLNDGKIAKKKFNLRLAPEETSVKLTGYEHNGVTCIGMKTDIPVILDEAIVKLNPDYFWLGGGEIDLKLGIRTSEFINFVKPFIIKCS; from the exons ATGAGGAGCAAAATGGGAAGTGAGAGTGAAGCAATGGCGGAGCAGAACTCCATGGAAGCACTAGCCAAGCTCGAACACCGGCAGACCCTAATCCTTCATCGAATTTCAAACCTCGAGCTCAAATACCTTCCAAATCTTGACTCTCCTCCTTCCTCTGTTCCCTCTGATGGCGCTGATGACGACACCGTGGCTCGACTCTCTGCCATTCTTAGAACCAACGCTGTCAACGACTTTTCCTTCAAAAGGGTGCCTTCCGATTACTACGATTGGGCCCTCGAAGCGCGACGGGACGTTCTTGATGCTGCCTCTATCGACCATCTCTGCAAGAGCATCGTTCTG GTAAATACTCAAGCCCCATCCCATGTGGTTGATTGCAGTGATCGCAACAATTCAAAATACTATATTGTTGTTGTTCAG TATACTGCCAAATTTAATGCTGAAGCTGTTAAAAGCTTCCTGTATTCACTCAATGATGGCAAGAtagcaaaaaagaaattcaacT TGAGACTTGCTCCAGAGGAGACGTCTGTGAAATTAACTGGATATGAGCATAATGGAGTGACATGCATTGGCATGAAAACGGATATTCCA GTGATTTTGGATGAAGCGATTGTGAAACTAAATCCTGATTACTTTTGGTTGGGCGGTGGAGAAATCGACCTGAAGTTGGGAATCAGGACATCGGAATTCATAAACTTTGTCAAACCCTTCATTATTAAGTGTAGCTAG
- the LOC103490896 gene encoding protein GAMETE CELL DEFECTIVE 1, mitochondrial: MQNLHNLIYRLSSTSLGKSTNTSRLLKQNVGCNLLVDSVSTLKHVQGAWLTTLREFSAKSGGFGGGDTKNEWDKSVSEPFPGPTSDDLGWDSVSSWSTGLTKEHFDGEAVGRKASGGGFSESPQSSIVSGLQEYEDTVRELEAENRKSKVYVEKWGERMREMSILLKQVKEPGARGSYLKDSEKAEMYRLHKENPEVYTIEKLAKDYRIMRQRVHAILWLKELEEEEEKKLGHPLDDSIELLLDDFPEFFKSHDREFHVASLPYKPDFKVMPEGWDGTTRDLDEVHYEISQKEDEMLYKEFVERLNFNKKKVAGEVFCHKYSRRRAADGWKFTVEKMGPRGKRGSGGGWKFVSLPDGSSRPLNEMEKMYVRRETPRHRRKILP, translated from the exons ATGCAAAATCTGCATAATTTAATTTACCGTCTCAGTTCCACTTCTCTTGGAAAAAGTACAAATACTTCAAGACTTCTAAAACAAAATGTAGGATGTAATTTACTTGTTGATTCAGTTTCAACATTGAAGCATGTTCAAGGAGCTTGGTTAACCACTTTGAGAGAGTTCTCTGCGAAATCTGGTGGATTTGGTGGAGGTGATACTAAGAATGAATGGGATAAAAGTGTGAGTGAACCGTTTCCTGGCCCGACATCGGATGATTTAGGCTGGGATTCTGTTTCCTCTTGGTCCACTGGATTGACCAAAGAGCATTTTGATGGGGAGGCTGTTGGCCGCAAGGCTAGTGGAGGGGGTTTTTCGGAATCACCCCAGTCTTCAATAGTTTCTGGGTTGCAAGAGTATGAAGACACAGTAAGGGAACTAGAGGCGGAAAACCGGAAAAGCAAAGTCTATGTGGAAAAGTGGGGTGAAAGGATGAGGGAGATGAGCATTCTTTTGAAACAAGTAAAAGAGCCTGGTGCTAGAGGATCTTATCTCAAAGACTCAGAGAAGGCCGAGATGTATCGCTTGCACAAGGAGAACCCTGAGGTATATACCATCGAGAAGCTTGCTAAAGATTACAGGATTATGAGGCAAAGGGTTCATGCCATTCTTTGGCTGAAAGAGCTTgaagaggaagaggagaaaAAATTGGGCCATCCCTTGGATGATTCTATTGAGCTTTTACTCGATGATTTCCCTGA ATTCTTTAAATCCCATGACCGAGAATTCCACGTGGCTTCCCTTCCTTACAAACCTGATTTCAAGGTTATGCCCGAAGGTTGGGATGGTACAACCAGAGATTTGGATGAAGTCCATTATGAGATTTCCCAAAAAGAAGACGAAATGCTTTATAAAGAATTTGTCGAGAGGTTAAATTtcaacaaaaagaaa GTTGCAGGAGAGGTCTTCTGCCACAAATATAGTAGGCGTCGTGCTGCAGATGGGTGGAAATTCACAGTAGAGAAAATGGGACCTCGAGGAAAACGGGGAAGTGGTGGTGGATGGAAGTTTGTCAGCTTGCCCGATGGTTCAAGCCGGCCATTGAACGAAATGGAGAAGATGTACGTGAGGCGAGAAACACCCCGCCATCGACGTAAAATCCTTCCATGA
- the LOC103490898 gene encoding (-)-germacrene D synthase-like — MSSQISSLLLPQQMSASPSINGDARRSANFPPNIWGDYFLSNTFQTMEMENEVEKKVEEMKEEVRKMLITCVEKPFEQLILIDSIQQLGLAYHFDIEIKEALDDVYMNYNNLITSESNEDIHIVSLRFRLLRQQRYSISCDIFNKFTDDEGNFKETLTKDVKGMLSLYQASHMRMHGEEILERAFAFTTTNLRAAINNSNGSHEDREISYALKWPFFKAMPRLASRNYISSYEEDPLHNPTLLCFAKLDYNCLQKLYQKELHEISRWWKELKLMEKLSFARDRCVECYIWALGIYFEPEYSLGRTIVTKVVVLTSIMDDIYDLHATFEELQLLTHAIERWDDTCIKGLPEYMKIYYEALLDTYKGIEQDISKYDNPYAIHYAKEAMKRQARYYFFEAKWYKEEYTPTIEEYLRIGRVTACYSLFSPISFLGMGNVASTEAFEWIESDPKALVGSGVIGRIMNDIVSHKFEQERGHVASAVECYMIQYNVPEKEARQELEKQVTNAWKDIIEDYIKSTENDVPNTIFKSVLNLARLSDTFYKDEDGYTCSGGETKRMIISLVLDPLPI, encoded by the exons ATGAGCTCTCAAATTTCATCTTTACTTCTTCCTCAACAAATGAGTGCATCACCATCCATCAATGGTGATGCTAGAAGATCAGCAAACTTTCCACCAAATATATGGGGAGATTATTTTCTTTCCAACACTTTTCAAACCATG GAGATGGAAAATGAAGTTGAAAAAAAAGTGGAGGAAATGAAGGAGGAAGTAAGAAAAATGTTGATTACCTGTGTTGAGAAGCCTTTCGAACAACTAATCTTGATCGATTCGATCCAACAGTTGGGATTAGCTTATCATTTTGATATCGAGATTAAAGAAGCACTCGATGATGTTTATATGAATTATAACAACCTCATTACTAGCGAAAGTAATGAAGATATTCACATTGTGTCTCTTAGGTTTCGTTTACTTAGACAGCAAAGATACTCTATCTCATGTG ATATATTCAACAAATTTACCGATGATGAAGGGAATTTCAAGGAAACACTTACGAAAGACGTAAAAGGAATGTTGAGCTTGTATCAAGCATCTCATATGCGAATGCATGGAGAAGAAATACTCGAACGAGCATTCGCTTTCACGACCACAAACTTAAGAGCAGCCATTAATAATAGTAATGGAAGCCATGAAGATCGAGAAATAAGCTATGCATTGAAATGGCCTTTCTTTAAAGCCATGCCAAGGCTTGCATCAAGGAATTATATATCTTCCTACGAGGAAGATCCATTGCATAACCCTACTTTGCTTTGCTTTGCTAAGCTCGATTATAACTGCTTGCAAAAGCTTTACCAAAAAGAACTTCATGAAATCTCAAG gtGGTGGAAAGAGTTGAAGTTGATGGAAAAGCTAAGCTTTGCAAGAGATCGATGTGTGGAATGTTACATTTGGGCATTGGGAATATACTTTGAACCCGAATACTCTCTTGGTCGAACAATTGTAACCAAAGTCGTGGTCCTTACTTCTATTATGGATGATATCTATGATCTACATGCTACTTTTGAAGAACTCCAACTCCTCACCCATGCAATTGAAAG gtgGGATGACACTTGCATTAAGGGGCTTCCAGAATACATGAAAATATATTATGAAGCTTTATTGGACACTTATAAGGGAATTGAACAAGATATTAGCAAATATGACAATCCTTATGCCATCCATTATGCAAAAGAAGCT ATGAAAAGACAGGCTAGATACTACTTCTTTGAAGCAAAATGGTACAAAGAAGAGTATACACCAACAATAGAGGAGTACTTAAGAATTGGAAGAGTTACTGCTTGCTACTCGTTGTTTTCTCCCATTTCATTTCTTGGTATGGGAAATGTTGCTTCAACTGAGGCCTTTGAATGGATAGAGAGTGACCCCAAAGCCCTTGTTGGGTCAGGAGTTATTGGTAGGATCATGAATGATATTGTTTCTCATAAG TTTGAACAAGAAAGAGGTCATGTTGCTTCTGCTGTAGAATGTTACATGATACAATATAACGTACCAGAAAAAGAGGCGAGACAAGAATTAGAAAAGCAAGTTACAAATGCTTGGAAGGATATAATTGAAGATTACATCAAATCTACTGAGAACGATGTTCCAAACACTATTTTTAAGAGTGTTTTAAATCTTGCTAGACTCTCAGATACTTTCTATAAAGATGAAGATGGATATACATGTTCAGGTGGAGAAACCAAACGTATGATCATATCTTTAGTTCTGGATCCTCTACCAATTTAA
- the LOC103490900 gene encoding NADH dehydrogenase [ubiquinone] 1 beta subcomplex subunit 8, mitochondrial: protein MAGKLTNLGSKILGGNGVVGRSIASSLRLRSGMGLPVGKHIVPDKPLPENDELVWDNGTPFPEPCIDRIADTVGKYEALAWLCGGLGFFASLGFLAVWNDKASKIPFAPKVYPYDNLRVELGGDPEA from the exons ATGGCAGGCAAATTGACCAATTTGGGTTCAAAAATCCTTGGTGGAAATGGCGTTGTTGGTCGCTCAATCGCTTCATCTCTTCGACTTCGCTCCGGCATGGGCCTTCCCGTCGGCAAACATATTGTTCCCGACAAACCC CTTCCTGAGAATGATGAACTGGTTTGGGATAATGGAACTCCTTTTCCCGAGCCCTGTATTGATCGCATTGCAGATACAGTTGGGAAG TATGAAGCCTTGGCTTGGTTATGTGGGGGATTGGGATTTTTTGCATCTCTGGGATTTTTGGCAGTGTGGAACGATAAAGCGTCTAAGATTCCATTT GCGCCAAAAGTGTATCCATATGACAACCTAAGAGTGGAGCTTGGTGGAGATCCAGAAGCTTAG